Proteins from a genomic interval of Paenibacillus sp. FSL R5-0623:
- a CDS encoding helix-turn-helix transcriptional regulator, giving the protein MNNINQEVGKKIRNFRKWRGLTIQQLADQIFKSKGTLSKYESGDITLDLVTLHHIANALNIQVEQLLYQEPRHASPLMNAVPSSFFKNSTRFYSYFYDGRNNSLIRCVIDMMAQSDANRYRTVMYMNVKDFENYQECENMYWGHTEHYDTLTTLILKNQATPLENLYINILASFQESEKKWGLMAGVSFRPFMPIALKMLFSRTPLPENQELYNELKISKEDLRTLKIYNMLAVT; this is encoded by the coding sequence ATGAACAATATCAATCAGGAAGTTGGCAAGAAAATACGAAACTTTCGGAAGTGGCGGGGACTGACCATTCAACAGCTTGCGGATCAGATCTTCAAAAGCAAAGGCACCCTGTCCAAATATGAGAGCGGAGATATTACACTTGATCTGGTCACGTTACACCATATTGCGAACGCACTCAACATCCAGGTGGAGCAACTCTTGTACCAAGAGCCAAGACATGCTTCTCCCCTGATGAATGCGGTCCCGTCCAGCTTTTTCAAGAACTCCACCCGTTTCTATTCTTACTTCTATGATGGGCGGAACAACAGTCTCATTCGTTGTGTCATTGACATGATGGCTCAATCGGATGCCAACCGTTATCGCACCGTGATGTATATGAATGTGAAGGACTTTGAGAACTATCAGGAGTGCGAGAATATGTACTGGGGCCACACCGAGCATTATGATACACTTACCACGCTGATTTTGAAAAATCAGGCCACGCCGCTGGAGAACCTATATATTAATATTTTGGCGTCTTTTCAGGAATCGGAGAAAAAGTGGGGACTGATGGCTGGCGTCTCATTCAGACCTTTCATGCCGATCGCGCTCAAAATGTTATTCTCCAGAACCCCGCTGCCCGAGAATCAGGAGTTGTATAATGAATTAAAAATCTCAAAGGAAGATCTACGGACCTTGAAAATATACAACATGCTCGCTGTCACTTGA
- a CDS encoding insulinase family protein has protein sequence MLKQLKPYKVLLDRRIEELKSDAYLLEHQKSGAKIVLLSNQDDNKVFSIGFRTPPEDNTGVAHILEHSVLCGSKKFPAKDSFVELLKGSLNTFLNAMTYPDKTIYPIASRNDHDFHNLMDIYLDAVLNTNIYENEKIFLQEGWNYNLTSADDELTYNGVVYNEMKGAFSSPERMVRREVLNSLFPDTTYSSESGGFPEAILDLTYQGLLDFHTRYYHPSNSYIYLYGDMDMEEKLQWLDENYLSAYDRIEIDSAIQLQPAFAERVDTVKTYSAGSTESEVDNSFLTYNAVIGTSLDKELNISFQILLYALLNAPGAVLKQALLDKGIAKDVYGSYDDSLYQPVFTVGLKKSNLASKEDFLGTVKEVLERVVKEGFDPKALLAGINSYEFNHREADYGRMPKGLIYGFSSLQSWLYDEEAPFTHLEANDVFAELRTKMNEGYFEQLIEKYILQNTHTSFVALTPDKGLNSRKEEALKERLKTIQAGLSEEEVQTLIQKTEALAEYQNTPSTKEQQQVIPTLSIEDIEPKASTLHQTMNQVDGTTILHHNLYTNGIGYLRLLFDIKEVPRHLLPYAGLLKNVLGYVDTQNYSFNELSNEIHIHSGGIHSGIGSYANAHKHNEFKATYEFNAKVLYDKLGFAFDMIKEIVFTSRFDNSKRLYEIISQMKGNLQRNLINSGHSAGIGRSSSKHSAVADFREAVSGIAFYQWLEDLQANFEARKEELSSHLQELTGYIFRPENLLVSYTADEQGYEGLEQQVSDLKAKLFTHEVAKEEFTFTPATHKEGFRSPSEVQYVVQTGNYINKGYQYTGSLRVLQGILSLDYLWTNIRAKGGAYGCMSGFRRNGDSYVASYRDPNLDKTYKVYEEIPQYLTDFRADEREMTRYIIGAIQDLDTPRTPYGEGAFSLECYLSNVTEADLQQERDEVLSTKESDIIGFAELLSAILEQQQRCVIGNENKIEEQKQMFDETLDLIKN, from the coding sequence ATGTTGAAACAGCTTAAGCCATACAAGGTGTTACTGGACCGCAGAATCGAAGAACTGAAATCGGATGCGTATCTGTTGGAACATCAGAAATCCGGAGCCAAAATTGTACTTTTATCCAATCAGGATGATAACAAAGTATTCAGTATCGGTTTCCGCACACCTCCGGAAGACAATACAGGGGTAGCCCATATTCTCGAACACTCCGTGCTCTGTGGGTCCAAGAAATTTCCGGCCAAGGATTCTTTTGTTGAGTTGCTGAAAGGTTCATTGAATACATTCCTTAACGCCATGACGTATCCGGATAAGACGATCTACCCGATCGCAAGCCGTAATGATCATGACTTCCATAACCTGATGGATATTTACCTGGATGCGGTATTGAATACAAATATTTATGAGAATGAAAAGATATTTCTACAAGAGGGCTGGAACTACAACCTGACCTCTGCTGACGATGAGTTAACCTACAACGGAGTTGTATATAACGAGATGAAGGGTGCCTTTTCTTCACCGGAACGAATGGTGCGCAGAGAAGTGCTGAACTCCCTTTTCCCGGATACCACATACTCCTCCGAGTCTGGCGGATTCCCGGAAGCTATTCTGGATTTAACTTATCAGGGGCTGCTGGATTTCCACACGAGATACTACCATCCTTCCAACAGTTACATCTATCTCTACGGGGATATGGATATGGAAGAGAAGCTGCAATGGCTGGATGAGAACTATCTGAGTGCATATGATCGCATCGAGATTGATTCGGCCATTCAACTTCAACCTGCTTTTGCAGAACGGGTAGACACAGTTAAGACTTACTCTGCGGGAAGTACGGAATCGGAAGTGGATAACAGCTTCTTGACCTATAACGCGGTAATCGGCACAAGTCTGGACAAGGAACTGAACATTTCGTTCCAAATTTTGTTATACGCACTGCTGAACGCTCCGGGAGCGGTATTGAAACAGGCTTTGCTGGATAAAGGAATCGCGAAGGACGTCTACGGTTCGTATGATGACAGCCTGTATCAACCTGTGTTCACGGTTGGGCTGAAGAAGAGCAATCTGGCGAGCAAAGAGGATTTCCTGGGAACGGTTAAAGAAGTGCTTGAGCGTGTGGTGAAAGAAGGCTTTGATCCTAAAGCGCTGCTTGCTGGAATTAATTCGTATGAGTTCAATCATAGAGAAGCGGACTATGGCAGAATGCCGAAAGGGCTGATCTACGGATTCTCCTCCCTGCAAAGTTGGTTGTATGATGAAGAAGCACCTTTTACTCATTTGGAAGCCAATGACGTATTTGCTGAACTGCGGACAAAAATGAACGAAGGTTACTTCGAGCAACTCATTGAGAAGTATATATTACAAAACACACATACTTCTTTTGTGGCGCTTACCCCGGATAAGGGGCTGAACTCACGCAAGGAGGAAGCGTTGAAAGAACGTCTGAAAACCATTCAGGCCGGTCTTAGTGAGGAAGAAGTCCAGACGTTGATTCAGAAAACGGAAGCACTCGCCGAGTATCAGAATACACCTTCAACCAAAGAGCAGCAGCAGGTCATTCCGACGTTATCGATTGAAGATATTGAACCGAAGGCCTCTACGTTGCATCAAACGATGAACCAGGTCGACGGCACAACCATCCTTCATCATAACCTTTACACCAACGGAATTGGTTATCTGAGACTGCTGTTTGATATCAAAGAAGTGCCACGTCATCTCCTGCCGTATGCAGGATTGCTCAAGAATGTATTGGGTTACGTGGACACTCAAAACTACTCGTTCAATGAACTGTCCAATGAAATCCATATCCATTCAGGCGGTATTCATAGCGGGATTGGATCTTATGCTAATGCGCATAAGCACAATGAATTCAAGGCGACCTATGAGTTCAACGCAAAAGTGTTGTATGACAAGCTTGGATTTGCCTTTGATATGATCAAAGAAATTGTGTTCACATCCCGATTCGACAATTCGAAGCGGTTATATGAGATCATCTCTCAGATGAAAGGTAATCTGCAACGTAATCTGATCAATAGCGGACACTCTGCGGGAATTGGCCGGTCTTCGTCCAAACATTCAGCAGTTGCGGATTTCAGGGAAGCTGTGAGTGGCATTGCCTTTTACCAGTGGCTTGAGGATCTTCAGGCGAACTTTGAGGCTAGAAAAGAAGAGTTATCTTCCCATCTGCAAGAATTGACGGGGTATATTTTCAGACCGGAGAACTTGCTTGTCAGTTACACTGCCGATGAGCAGGGATATGAAGGACTGGAGCAACAGGTATCTGATCTGAAAGCGAAGCTGTTTACACATGAGGTTGCCAAGGAAGAGTTTACGTTCACACCGGCTACGCATAAGGAAGGATTCCGTTCCCCTTCAGAGGTGCAGTACGTGGTGCAAACGGGCAATTATATCAACAAAGGATATCAATACACCGGTTCACTACGGGTCTTGCAGGGAATCCTGTCCTTGGATTACTTGTGGACCAATATCCGCGCCAAAGGCGGAGCTTATGGCTGTATGTCAGGCTTCAGACGGAACGGAGACAGCTACGTTGCATCGTATCGTGATCCAAATCTCGATAAAACGTACAAAGTATATGAAGAAATACCGCAATATTTGACCGATTTCCGGGCAGACGAGCGGGAGATGACGCGTTATATCATTGGTGCGATTCAGGATCTCGATACGCCGAGAACGCCTTATGGCGAAGGGGCATTCTCGCTCGAGTGTTATCTGTCGAATGTGACTGAAGCGGATCTGCAACAGGAACGTGACGAAGTGTTAAGCACGAAAGAAAGCGACATTATCGGTTTTGCTGAGCTTTTATCGGCTATACTTGAACAACAACAGCGCTGCGTGATCGGTAATGAGAACAAGATTGAGGAACAGAAGCAAATGTTTGACGAGACGCTGGATTTAATTAAAAACTAA